One part of the Brevundimonas sp. NIBR11 genome encodes these proteins:
- a CDS encoding DUF4402 domain-containing protein, whose translation MKKIICVAAALAAVAFAAPAMAQSTASTTGTGSITIIRPLTITKNADLKFGSVVRPSTGSGTAVVSAAGVRSVTGGVVGLASGDTPQASQFTVAGEGGQSISVTIPATFTMANGSDSLTVTTSNNLTGSAGAQTLSNALGGAGTLVFTVGGSVPVASTTPTGAYTGAFTVSAAYN comes from the coding sequence ATGAAGAAGATCATCTGCGTCGCCGCCGCTCTGGCCGCCGTCGCCTTCGCCGCTCCCGCCATGGCCCAGTCGACCGCATCGACCACCGGCACGGGTTCGATCACAATCATTCGCCCGCTGACCATCACGAAGAACGCGGATCTGAAGTTCGGCTCGGTCGTGCGCCCTTCGACAGGGTCGGGCACGGCCGTCGTCAGCGCGGCCGGCGTTCGCAGCGTCACGGGCGGCGTAGTCGGCCTGGCATCGGGCGACACGCCCCAGGCTTCGCAGTTTACCGTCGCCGGTGAAGGCGGTCAGTCGATCTCGGTCACCATCCCGGCCACCTTCACCATGGCCAATGGATCGGACAGCCTGACGGTCACGACCAGCAACAACCTGACCGGTTCGGCCGGCGCCCAGACGCTGAGCAATGCCCTCGGCGGCGCGGGCACCCTGGTCTTCACGGTCGGCGGCAGCGTGCCGGTCGCCTCGACGACCCCGACCGGCGCCTACACGGGCGCCTTCACCGTCTCGGCCGCCTACAACTGA
- a CDS encoding fimbria/pilus periplasmic chaperone translates to MFKSILAASLALALTAGAGAASAQVGADLNISPRRVTFDEADRSASVYVFNQGDAAATYTVELVDRAMQPDGQIVLASDVPAAMRSLSASEFIQYTPRRVTLQPRESQVIRIRVRPPASGEAHEYRTHLTVTALPPESTGFTVDQAATPGADEVSLQVVALFSVSIPLILREGLIDARAGIDAVSRLPAMEGAPNGAVQLDLVRLGANSVYGNVEVYAGEGPAERLVAVVRGVAVYPEIERRTVIAPLAEALPEGTALRIVYKDDDATPGAALATMAVPGS, encoded by the coding sequence ATGTTCAAATCCATTCTCGCCGCATCGCTCGCCCTGGCCCTGACGGCCGGGGCCGGCGCCGCTTCGGCTCAGGTCGGCGCGGACCTGAACATCTCGCCGCGCCGCGTGACCTTCGACGAGGCCGATCGTTCGGCCTCGGTCTATGTGTTCAACCAAGGCGACGCCGCAGCTACCTACACCGTGGAGCTGGTCGACCGGGCCATGCAGCCGGATGGCCAGATCGTCCTGGCTTCGGACGTTCCCGCGGCCATGCGAAGTCTCTCGGCGTCGGAGTTCATCCAGTACACGCCCCGGCGCGTCACCCTGCAGCCGCGCGAGAGCCAGGTCATCCGCATCCGTGTCCGGCCGCCGGCGAGCGGCGAGGCGCACGAGTATCGCACCCATCTGACCGTCACCGCCCTGCCGCCCGAGAGCACCGGCTTCACCGTCGACCAGGCCGCGACGCCAGGCGCCGACGAGGTGTCGTTGCAGGTCGTGGCCCTGTTCAGCGTCAGCATCCCCTTGATCCTGAGAGAAGGTTTGATCGACGCCCGGGCGGGTATCGACGCCGTCAGCCGCCTGCCGGCGATGGAGGGCGCACCCAACGGCGCCGTCCAGCTGGATCTGGTCCGTCTCGGCGCCAACTCCGTCTACGGCAACGTCGAGGTCTATGCCGGCGAAGGCCCGGCCGAACGTCTGGTGGCCGTGGTCCGGGGCGTCGCCGTCTATCCGGAGATCGAGCGACGGACCGTGATCGCGCCTTTGGCCGAGGCCCTGCCGGAAGGGACCGCCCTGCGTATCGTCTACAAGGATGATGATGCGACCCCCGGAGCTGCGCTCGCGACGATGGCGGTTCCGGGGTCATGA
- a CDS encoding Hpt domain-containing protein gives MSDPLAPLRARFRARARDDLARLRALKTGDLASSDLRMLAHNMAGAAGTFGYAALGAAAMAVDDRYVVGDLPDADQLILLEHLLAQAAAEAD, from the coding sequence GTGAGCGATCCGCTCGCGCCGCTTCGCGCACGATTTCGCGCCAGGGCCCGCGACGATCTTGCACGGCTGAGGGCGCTGAAGACCGGCGACCTCGCGTCGAGCGACCTCAGGATGCTGGCCCACAACATGGCCGGAGCGGCCGGCACGTTCGGCTATGCGGCGCTGGGGGCGGCGGCGATGGCCGTGGACGACCGCTATGTCGTCGGCGATCTGCCGGATGCGGATCAGTTGATCTTGCTGGAACACCTGCTGGCCCAGGCGGCCGCGGAGGCGGACTGA
- a CDS encoding response regulator transcription factor — protein MLIVDDHPLVGEAFELSIRAAYPHIDVGRVTTAAEAEAYVRAYAARIQLVLLDLMLPDATGFSALIRLQQLLPDRPIAIVSARADSHAVAMARTFGVASYLSKSAPVSELVNAVGAILRGETLFPVDAKPPTPAAENFRKQVTSLSATQLKVLTALADGRLNKQIAGDMNITEGTVKQHLSTIFKKLCVNNRSQAILAIRPFLNDMDEA, from the coding sequence GTGTTGATCGTCGATGACCATCCGTTGGTCGGCGAAGCCTTCGAACTGTCGATCCGTGCCGCCTATCCGCACATCGACGTCGGGCGCGTGACGACGGCCGCTGAGGCCGAGGCCTATGTGCGCGCTTATGCCGCGCGCATCCAGCTTGTGCTGCTGGACCTCATGCTTCCCGACGCGACCGGCTTCAGCGCACTGATCCGTCTGCAGCAGCTCCTTCCCGATCGTCCGATCGCCATCGTGTCGGCGCGGGCGGACTCTCATGCCGTGGCGATGGCCCGGACCTTCGGCGTCGCCTCCTATCTGAGCAAGTCCGCACCGGTTTCCGAACTGGTCAACGCCGTCGGCGCCATCCTGAGGGGCGAGACCCTGTTCCCGGTGGATGCCAAGCCGCCCACGCCTGCGGCTGAAAACTTCCGCAAGCAGGTGACCAGCCTGTCGGCGACCCAGCTGAAGGTCCTGACCGCCCTGGCGGACGGACGGCTGAACAAGCAGATCGCCGGCGACATGAACATCACCGAAGGGACGGTGAAGCAGCACCTCTCCACCATCTTCAAGAAGCTGTGCGTGAACAACCGAAGTCAGGCGATCCTGGCCATTCGGCCGTTCCTGAACGACATGGACGAGGCCTGA